One genomic region from Frateuria soli encodes:
- a CDS encoding thiol:disulfide interchange protein DsbA/DsbL, with translation MLKRLPILCAALLALAACSHDSDTGSAPASPTPDSATATAPAVDAAPAANGTSANPSAAASAPASARTAAVASSAPERTAPPAAPFVDNGKWVEGKNYFRIEPAQPKATSTDKIEVTEVFSYGCPACNQFHPVVTQLAASLPSDAVMAYLPASFIPQENWPMLQRAYFTAKALGVADKCNDEMYDAVWKSGELSAMNQAGSGLKPRDALPTIEDAAKVYAKCGADPKEFVAVANSFSINTQMKRADDLIKAYGVTGTPTVIVNGKYRFDVGEAGGYPQTIELANWLVSKEAAGK, from the coding sequence ATGCTCAAGCGCCTGCCGATCCTGTGTGCCGCCCTGCTCGCCCTTGCCGCCTGCAGCCATGACAGCGACACCGGCAGCGCGCCAGCATCCCCGACCCCGGACAGCGCGACGGCCACCGCGCCGGCGGTCGATGCCGCGCCGGCCGCGAACGGCACCAGCGCCAACCCGTCCGCCGCCGCCAGCGCGCCGGCCAGCGCCCGCACCGCGGCCGTCGCCTCGAGCGCGCCGGAGCGGACCGCCCCGCCGGCCGCCCCGTTCGTCGACAACGGCAAGTGGGTCGAAGGCAAGAACTACTTCCGCATCGAGCCGGCCCAGCCCAAGGCCACCTCCACCGACAAGATCGAGGTGACCGAGGTGTTCTCCTATGGCTGCCCGGCCTGCAACCAGTTCCACCCGGTGGTCACCCAGCTCGCCGCCAGCCTTCCGTCCGACGCCGTGATGGCCTACCTGCCGGCCTCGTTCATCCCGCAGGAAAACTGGCCGATGCTGCAGCGCGCCTACTTCACCGCCAAGGCGCTGGGCGTGGCCGACAAGTGCAACGACGAAATGTACGACGCGGTGTGGAAGAGCGGCGAACTGTCGGCCATGAACCAGGCGGGCAGCGGCCTGAAGCCACGCGACGCGCTGCCCACCATCGAGGATGCCGCCAAGGTCTATGCCAAGTGCGGCGCCGATCCGAAGGAGTTCGTGGCGGTCGCCAACTCTTTCAGCATCAACACGCAGATGAAGCGCGCCGACGACCTGATCAAGGCCTACGGCGTCACCGGCACGCCCACCGTGATCGTCAATGGCAAGTACCGCTTCGACGTCGGCGAGGCCGGCGGCTACCCGCAGACGATCGAGCTGGCCAACTGGCTGGTGTCCAAGGAAGCGGCCGGGAAGTAA
- a CDS encoding c-type cytochrome, whose translation MSFRSAGFRPAALGGMIALVFALSASVVVAQDAKPATSAPAVTSTAPAPATSSAQAAAPTAAASAAQPTAPAEVAAAVKPGDVAAGQGKAAACGACHGMDGNSTDAQYPKLAGQHESYIVRQLTHFKAGQRQNPIMMGMAAPLSEQDMHDLGAYFASKQSLPGVADAALVEHGEKLFRQGDAERGIPACMACHSIDGRGNPGAAYPQLTSQHAQYVEKTLKAWHDGTTWGEDAQSRIMPAIAKKLDDKDIAALSSYVEGLHVNEAAGPNQPATP comes from the coding sequence ATGAGTTTTCGGTCCGCCGGTTTCCGGCCCGCTGCCCTCGGCGGCATGATCGCCCTGGTGTTCGCGCTGTCCGCCAGCGTGGTCGTGGCGCAGGACGCCAAGCCCGCGACGAGCGCGCCGGCCGTCACCAGCACCGCGCCGGCGCCGGCCACCAGCAGTGCGCAGGCCGCCGCGCCGACCGCCGCCGCTTCCGCCGCGCAGCCGACCGCACCGGCCGAAGTCGCCGCGGCGGTCAAGCCCGGTGACGTCGCCGCCGGCCAGGGCAAGGCCGCCGCCTGCGGCGCCTGCCACGGCATGGACGGCAACTCCACCGACGCGCAGTACCCGAAGCTGGCCGGCCAGCACGAGTCCTACATCGTCCGCCAGCTCACCCACTTCAAGGCCGGCCAGCGCCAGAACCCGATCATGATGGGCATGGCCGCGCCGCTGTCCGAGCAGGACATGCACGACCTGGGCGCCTACTTCGCCAGCAAGCAGTCGCTGCCGGGCGTGGCCGACGCCGCGCTCGTGGAGCACGGCGAGAAGCTGTTCCGCCAGGGCGATGCCGAGCGCGGCATCCCGGCCTGCATGGCCTGCCACAGCATCGATGGGCGCGGCAATCCGGGTGCGGCCTATCCGCAGCTGACCAGCCAGCATGCGCAGTACGTCGAGAAGACCCTCAAGGCCTGGCACGACGGCACCACCTGGGGCGAGGACGCGCAGTCCCGGATCATGCCGGCGATCGCCAAGAAGCTCGACGACAAGGACATCGCCGCGCTGTCCAGCTACGTCGAAGGCCTGCACGTGAACGAAGCGGCGGGCCCGAACCAGCCGGCCACGCCCTGA
- the yihA gene encoding ribosome biogenesis GTP-binding protein YihA/YsxC — protein sequence MPNPLNGAQFVLAAHRISQLPADQGAEVAFAGRSNAGKSSALNALTGHKGLARTSKTPGRTQQMVAFSLPPLAQGEGQAPLEARLIDLPGYGYAKVPEELREHWKQEIDAYLHLRRSLRGVVLIADIRHPLKEFDRMMLQFCFETNLPCHLLLTKADKLSRNQAMQALAAVRKGFGDGAQATAQVFSSADGTGVEAAREAVLALLGTPRG from the coding sequence ATGCCCAATCCGCTCAACGGCGCGCAGTTCGTGCTGGCCGCCCACCGCATCAGCCAATTGCCCGCCGACCAGGGCGCCGAAGTGGCCTTCGCCGGACGCTCCAACGCCGGCAAGTCCAGTGCGCTCAACGCGCTGACCGGGCACAAGGGCCTGGCTCGCACCTCCAAGACGCCGGGGCGCACGCAGCAGATGGTCGCCTTCTCGCTACCGCCACTGGCGCAGGGCGAGGGCCAGGCGCCGCTGGAAGCGCGGCTGATCGACCTGCCCGGCTACGGCTACGCCAAGGTGCCGGAAGAACTGCGCGAGCACTGGAAGCAGGAGATCGACGCGTACCTGCACCTTCGCCGCAGCCTGCGCGGCGTGGTGCTGATCGCCGACATCCGCCATCCGCTGAAGGAATTCGACCGGATGATGCTTCAGTTCTGCTTCGAGACGAACCTGCCCTGCCATCTGCTGCTGACCAAGGCGGACAAGCTCTCGCGCAACCAGGCGATGCAGGCGCTGGCGGCGGTGCGCAAGGGTTTCGGCGACGGAGCTCAGGCCACCGCGCAGGTGTTCTCCTCGGCCGACGGAACTGGCGTGGAAGCGGCGCGCGAGGCGGTGCTGGCGCTGTTGGGCACGCCGCGCGGGTAA
- a CDS encoding GAF domain-containing protein, whose translation MFHLAETTYASKRDHYADLASQARGLLADERDLIANAANFSALVFNSLPDLNWCGFYLFDGTELVVGPFQGKPACVRIALGRGVCGAAARTRQIQLVRDVNAFEDHIACDAASQSEIVVPLIKPDGSLLGVWDVDSPRVGRFDEDDREGMAALCAVFMESLG comes from the coding sequence ATGTTCCACCTCGCCGAGACCACCTACGCCAGCAAGCGCGATCACTACGCCGACCTGGCCAGCCAGGCGCGCGGGCTGCTCGCCGACGAGCGCGACCTGATCGCCAACGCGGCCAACTTCAGCGCGCTGGTGTTCAACAGCCTGCCCGACCTCAACTGGTGCGGGTTCTACCTGTTCGACGGCACCGAGCTGGTGGTCGGCCCGTTCCAGGGCAAGCCGGCCTGCGTGCGCATCGCGCTGGGTCGCGGCGTCTGCGGTGCCGCCGCGCGCACGCGGCAGATCCAGCTGGTGCGCGACGTCAACGCGTTCGAGGACCACATTGCCTGCGACGCGGCCTCGCAGTCCGAGATCGTGGTGCCGCTGATCAAGCCGGACGGCTCGTTGCTGGGCGTGTGGGACGTCGACAGCCCGCGGGTGGGTCGCTTCGACGAGGACGACCGCGAAGGCATGGCGGCGCTCTGTGCCGTGTTCATGGAATCGTTGGGCTGA
- a CDS encoding TMEM175 family protein yields MSLTEQREGVEAGRLDMFVDGAFAFTLTLLVIGGDVVPDSAAALLDMLGGIPAFAVCFWMIAFFWHGHVRWRRRCPRADSAGLWLSMLLVFFALIFVYPLHMMFASLFNMFSGGRLPSRFRLAGASEIRTLLVVYGIAFTCMAGTLTLLFGHAAKRARREGFSPLEAQREQLVWIVPAVLGLASALAALLLPLSAPPVLWSLPGFLYVLMFLIGPLTTRFRRRHGLA; encoded by the coding sequence ATGAGCCTGACCGAACAGCGTGAGGGCGTCGAGGCAGGGCGGCTGGACATGTTCGTGGACGGCGCCTTCGCCTTCACGCTCACCCTGCTGGTGATCGGCGGCGACGTGGTGCCCGACAGCGCGGCCGCGCTGCTGGACATGCTCGGCGGCATCCCGGCGTTTGCCGTGTGCTTCTGGATGATCGCCTTCTTCTGGCATGGCCACGTGCGCTGGCGCCGGCGCTGCCCGCGCGCGGACAGTGCCGGGCTGTGGCTGTCGATGCTGCTGGTGTTCTTCGCGCTGATCTTCGTGTACCCGCTGCACATGATGTTCGCCAGCCTTTTCAACATGTTCAGCGGCGGCCGGTTGCCCAGCCGCTTCAGGCTGGCGGGCGCGAGCGAGATCCGCACGCTGCTGGTGGTCTACGGCATCGCCTTCACCTGCATGGCCGGCACGCTCACGCTGCTGTTCGGCCACGCGGCGAAGCGCGCGCGGCGAGAAGGGTTCTCGCCGCTGGAGGCGCAGCGCGAGCAGCTGGTGTGGATCGTTCCCGCCGTGCTGGGGCTGGCCTCGGCGCTGGCGGCGTTGCTGCTGCCGCTTTCCGCGCCGCCGGTGCTGTGGTCGTTGCCCGGCTTCCTGTACGTGCTGATGTTCCTGATCGGGCCGCTCACCACGCGCTTCCGTCGCCGCCACGGACTGGCCTGA
- a CDS encoding pyridoxamine 5'-phosphate oxidase family protein, which translates to MSTPAIPAVIDAEHARFLEGPVSVIVASRNAANEPELVRAQGCRVARNRRHVRLFLASAQASRLLDDVRQNGLVAVVFTEPGTHRSLQLKGEAARVLRPRADEAARIDAYRDAMVVQLARSGVSEALTRALLAPVGVVVALEFVPTHAYVQTPGPGAGRPLKVES; encoded by the coding sequence GTGTCCACCCCGGCGATCCCTGCGGTCATCGACGCGGAGCACGCGCGCTTCCTGGAAGGCCCGGTGTCGGTCATCGTCGCGTCACGCAACGCGGCCAACGAACCGGAGCTGGTGCGTGCGCAGGGTTGTCGCGTCGCGCGCAACCGGCGCCACGTGAGGCTGTTCCTGGCCTCGGCGCAGGCGTCGAGGCTGCTCGACGACGTGCGCCAGAACGGCCTGGTCGCGGTGGTGTTCACCGAGCCGGGCACGCATCGCTCGCTGCAGCTCAAGGGTGAAGCGGCGCGCGTGCTGCGGCCGCGCGCGGACGAGGCCGCGCGGATCGACGCCTATCGCGACGCGATGGTGGTGCAGCTGGCCAGGAGCGGCGTCAGCGAGGCGCTGACCCGCGCCCTGCTGGCGCCGGTCGGCGTCGTCGTCGCGCTCGAGTTCGTGCCGACCCACGCCTACGTGCAGACGCCGGGTCCCGGCGCCGGACGGCCGCTGAAGGTGGAGTCGTGA
- a CDS encoding GAF domain-containing protein, translated as MNLGLEGIRECFDGTVPAVMATCAPDGTPNVAYLSQTEYVDEEHLALSFQFFNKTRQNILANPQARLLLIHPQTAAMYRLTLRYLRTETAGPLFERMRAKLAGIASHTGMAGVFRLKGSDVYRVLAIEQVPGHPLPAPPPRRNLLAAVRAGSQRLAAAADLAGLLEAMLATLREAFDIHHAMVLLLDENGKKLFTLASGGYEHSGIGSEIPLGEGVIGVAARERTPIRIAHMTGEYAYGRAVRDALVQGGLAGRLETEIPPPGLPESRSQLAVPIAAGRHLLGVLYVESPQDLRFGYDDEDALVTLAAQLGLAIAAFREAADTASEPAAADLCPAPAGGPPVTVRHYAENDSVFFGDDYLIKGVAGAILWALLRDHADSGRTAFANRELRMDPRIRLPELSDNLEARLILLERRLVERDACVRLEKTGRGRFRLCVNRPLQLVEVPAART; from the coding sequence GTGAACCTCGGCCTGGAGGGCATCCGCGAGTGCTTCGACGGCACCGTGCCGGCGGTGATGGCCACCTGCGCGCCGGACGGCACGCCCAACGTGGCGTACCTGTCGCAGACCGAGTACGTCGACGAGGAACACCTGGCGCTGTCGTTCCAGTTCTTCAACAAGACCCGCCAGAACATCCTGGCCAATCCGCAGGCGCGACTGCTGCTGATCCACCCGCAGACGGCGGCGATGTACCGGCTGACCCTGCGCTACCTGCGCACCGAGACCGCGGGGCCGCTGTTCGAGCGCATGCGCGCCAAGCTCGCCGGCATCGCCTCGCACACCGGCATGGCCGGGGTGTTCCGGTTGAAGGGTTCGGACGTCTACCGCGTGCTGGCGATCGAACAGGTGCCGGGCCATCCGCTGCCGGCACCGCCGCCGCGGCGCAACCTGCTGGCGGCGGTGCGCGCCGGCTCGCAACGGCTGGCGGCCGCCGCCGATCTGGCCGGGCTGCTGGAGGCCATGCTCGCCACGCTGCGCGAGGCGTTCGACATCCACCACGCGATGGTGCTGCTGCTGGACGAGAACGGGAAGAAGCTGTTCACGCTGGCCAGCGGCGGCTACGAGCATTCGGGCATCGGCTCGGAGATCCCGCTGGGCGAGGGCGTGATCGGCGTGGCCGCGCGCGAGCGCACGCCGATCCGCATCGCGCACATGACCGGCGAGTACGCCTACGGTCGCGCGGTGCGCGATGCGCTCGTGCAGGGCGGGCTGGCCGGGCGGCTGGAGACCGAGATCCCGCCGCCGGGCCTGCCCGAATCGCGCAGCCAGCTGGCCGTGCCGATCGCCGCCGGCCGGCACCTGCTGGGCGTGCTCTACGTGGAGAGCCCGCAGGACCTGCGCTTCGGTTACGACGACGAGGACGCGCTGGTGACGCTGGCGGCGCAGCTTGGCCTGGCGATCGCCGCCTTCCGCGAGGCCGCCGATACAGCGAGCGAGCCGGCCGCGGCCGACCTGTGTCCGGCGCCGGCCGGGGGCCCGCCGGTGACCGTTCGCCACTACGCCGAGAACGACAGCGTGTTCTTCGGTGACGACTACCTGATCAAGGGCGTGGCCGGCGCAATCCTCTGGGCGCTGTTGCGCGACCACGCCGACAGCGGGCGCACCGCGTTCGCCAACCGCGAACTGCGGATGGATCCGCGTATCCGCCTGCCCGAACTCAGCGACAACCTGGAGGCGCGGCTGATCCTGCTCGAGCGCCGCCTGGTCGAGCGCGATGCCTGCGTGCGCCTGGAGAAGACCGGCCGCGGGCGCTTCCGCCTGTGCGTGAACCGCCCGCTGCAGCTGGTCGAGGTGCCGGCCGCGCGCACCTGA
- the bioD gene encoding dethiobiotin synthase, whose protein sequence is MHSQPNAGALFVAGTDTGIGKTHAGCSLIHALRARGLATCGMKPVASGCLETPDGRRNEDALALQAAGSRPLSYELLNPIALREPLSPHLAARLEHMTVSMAPLRTAFDQLRAAHQMVVVEGVGGWMVPLAPGLLASAIPRQWELPVVLVVGLRLGCLNHALLSARAILADGCRLAGWIGNRIDPAMAAVEDNLETLREMLPAPCLGVLPHGLDPAQAAVRLDVAPLIAHLSP, encoded by the coding sequence ATGCACAGTCAACCGAACGCAGGCGCGCTGTTCGTCGCCGGCACCGACACCGGCATCGGCAAGACCCACGCCGGCTGCTCGCTGATCCATGCGCTGCGCGCACGCGGACTTGCGACGTGCGGCATGAAGCCGGTCGCCAGCGGCTGCCTGGAAACACCCGACGGGCGGCGCAACGAGGATGCGCTGGCGCTGCAGGCGGCCGGTAGCCGGCCGCTCTCCTACGAGTTGCTCAACCCCATCGCGCTGCGCGAGCCGCTCTCGCCGCACCTGGCCGCGCGGCTCGAGCACATGACGGTGTCGATGGCGCCGCTGCGCACCGCCTTCGACCAGCTGCGTGCAGCACACCAGATGGTGGTGGTGGAGGGCGTGGGCGGCTGGATGGTGCCGCTGGCGCCCGGCCTGCTCGCCTCGGCGATCCCGCGGCAATGGGAGCTGCCGGTCGTGCTGGTGGTCGGCCTGCGGCTGGGTTGCCTCAACCATGCGCTGCTGAGCGCGCGGGCGATCCTGGCCGACGGCTGCCGCCTGGCCGGCTGGATCGGCAACCGCATCGACCCGGCAATGGCGGCGGTGGAGGACAACCTGGAGACCCTGCGCGAGATGCTGCCCGCGCCCTGCCTGGGGGTGCTGCCCCACGGCCTGGATCCCGCCCAGGCCGCCGTGCGGCTGGACGTGGCACCACTGATCGCGCACCTTTCCCCCTGA
- the dcp gene encoding peptidyl-dipeptidase Dcp has product MPRLRLLVIATSIALAACSQSSNDNQSTPAPAASASTASAGTTAQANPFFAASTLPFQAPPFDKIQESDYQPAIEEGMRQHLAEVEKIANNPEPPTFDNTFIPLEKSGALLRRAMAAFETVTGANTSDALQKVQEQEAPRLAAHQDAIYLNDKLFQRVETIYNQRDKLDLDPESLRLVEVTYKDFVHNGAKLSADDKARLKELNKEESTLSTQFTNKLLAATKAGALTVDDAARLKGLSEGDLAAAAQAAKGRGLDGKWTLTLQNTTQQPALKDLEDRATREALFKASWDRAEHGGDNDTRATIERIAQIRADQARLLGYPTFAAWKLEDQMAKTPERALDFMHNLVPAATGRAEREARDIQDVIDSQHGGFKLAAWDWQHYAEQVRKAKYDLDESQIRPYFELDNVLQNGVFYAANQLYGLTFKERHDIPVWQPDVRVFEVFDKDGTSMALFYCDYFKRDNKGGGAWMSNLVDQSTLLGTKPVVYNVTNFTKPAPGQPALLSFDDVITMFHEFGHALHGMFADTRYPSLSGANTARDFVEFPSQFNEHWATNPKVFAHYAINYKTHEPMPQALVDKIKQARHFNSGYDMTELVAAALLDMGWHTLPADAPKKDADKFEMEVLTKDKINLPYVPPRYRSSYFQHIWGNGYAAGYYAYLWTQMLADDGFEWFKEHGGMTRANGDRFRKMVLSRGNTEDLAEMYKAWRGKEPSVEPMLIDRGLKDAPKGGEK; this is encoded by the coding sequence ATGCCTCGTCTTCGCCTGCTCGTGATCGCCACCTCGATCGCCTTGGCTGCCTGCTCGCAATCGTCCAACGACAACCAGTCCACGCCCGCGCCCGCCGCGAGCGCGTCGACCGCCAGCGCCGGTACGACGGCGCAGGCGAACCCGTTCTTCGCCGCCAGCACGCTGCCGTTCCAGGCACCGCCGTTCGACAAGATCCAGGAGAGCGACTACCAGCCGGCGATCGAAGAGGGCATGCGCCAGCACCTGGCCGAGGTCGAGAAGATCGCCAACAACCCCGAGCCGCCGACCTTCGACAACACGTTCATCCCGCTGGAGAAATCCGGCGCGCTGCTCAGGCGCGCCATGGCGGCCTTCGAAACGGTCACCGGCGCCAACACCTCCGACGCGTTGCAGAAGGTGCAGGAACAGGAAGCGCCCAGGCTGGCCGCCCACCAGGACGCGATCTACCTCAACGACAAGCTGTTCCAGCGCGTGGAGACGATCTACAACCAGCGCGACAAGCTGGACCTCGATCCCGAGTCGCTGCGCCTGGTCGAAGTCACCTACAAGGACTTCGTGCACAACGGCGCCAAGCTGTCCGCCGACGACAAGGCCAGGCTGAAGGAGCTGAACAAGGAGGAGTCCACTCTCAGCACGCAGTTCACCAACAAGCTGCTGGCCGCCACCAAGGCCGGCGCGCTCACCGTCGATGACGCGGCCAGGCTCAAGGGCCTGTCCGAAGGCGACCTGGCCGCCGCCGCGCAGGCGGCCAAGGGCCGCGGTCTCGACGGCAAGTGGACGCTCACGCTGCAGAACACCACCCAGCAGCCGGCACTGAAGGACCTGGAGGACCGCGCCACCCGCGAGGCGCTGTTCAAGGCGTCCTGGGACCGCGCCGAGCACGGCGGCGACAACGACACCCGCGCCACCATCGAGCGCATCGCGCAGATCCGCGCCGACCAAGCCAGGCTGCTGGGCTATCCGACCTTCGCCGCCTGGAAGCTCGAGGACCAGATGGCCAAGACCCCCGAGCGCGCGCTCGACTTCATGCACAACCTGGTGCCGGCCGCCACCGGTCGCGCCGAGCGCGAGGCCAGGGACATCCAGGACGTGATCGACAGCCAGCACGGCGGCTTCAAGCTTGCCGCCTGGGACTGGCAGCACTACGCCGAGCAGGTGCGCAAGGCGAAGTACGACCTGGACGAGAGCCAGATCAGGCCGTACTTCGAACTGGACAACGTGCTGCAGAACGGCGTGTTCTACGCCGCCAACCAGCTCTACGGCCTGACCTTCAAGGAGCGCCACGACATCCCGGTGTGGCAGCCGGACGTGCGCGTGTTCGAGGTGTTCGACAAGGACGGCACCTCGATGGCGCTGTTCTATTGCGACTACTTCAAGCGCGACAACAAGGGTGGCGGCGCCTGGATGAGCAACCTGGTTGACCAGTCGACCCTGCTGGGCACCAAGCCGGTGGTCTACAACGTCACCAACTTCACCAAGCCGGCGCCGGGCCAGCCGGCGCTGCTGTCGTTCGACGACGTCATCACCATGTTCCACGAGTTCGGCCATGCGCTGCACGGCATGTTCGCCGACACCCGGTACCCGTCGCTGTCCGGCGCCAACACGGCGCGCGACTTCGTCGAGTTCCCCTCGCAGTTCAACGAGCACTGGGCGACCAACCCGAAGGTGTTCGCGCACTACGCGATCAACTACAAGACCCATGAACCGATGCCGCAGGCGCTGGTCGACAAGATCAAGCAGGCGCGCCACTTCAACAGCGGCTACGACATGACCGAGCTGGTCGCCGCGGCGCTGCTGGACATGGGCTGGCATACCCTGCCGGCCGACGCGCCGAAGAAGGACGCCGACAAGTTCGAGATGGAAGTCCTCACCAAGGACAAGATCAACCTGCCCTATGTGCCGCCGCGCTACCGCTCCAGCTACTTCCAGCACATCTGGGGCAACGGCTACGCCGCCGGCTACTACGCCTACCTGTGGACGCAGATGCTGGCCGACGACGGTTTCGAGTGGTTCAAGGAGCACGGCGGCATGACCCGCGCCAACGGCGACCGCTTCCGCAAGATGGTGCTCTCGCGCGGCAACACCGAGGACCTGGCCGAGATGTACAAGGCCTGGCGCGGCAAGGAGCCGAGCGTGGAGCCGATGCTGATCGACCGCGGGCTGAAGGACGCGCCCAAGGGCGGCGAGAAGTAG
- a CDS encoding glutamate--cysteine ligase: MSIPSAVKSTPIESRQQLADYLAAGEKPREAWRIGTEHEKFGFRTDDLRPPAFEGERGIRALLEGLASRYGWDIAREGETPVALTRGKANITLEPAGQLELSGAPVENIHETCCEVNTHLEEVRTVADGLGLGFLGMGFQPKWRRDEMPWMPKGRYKIMREYMPRVGNLGLDMMTRTCTVQVNLDFSSEADMIKKFRASLALQPVATALFADSPFTGGRPNGYLSYRSHVWTDTDPNRTGMLDFVFEDGFGYERYVDYILGVPMYFSYQGGRYIDLAGQDFRRFLDGRLDAVPGTRATMKDWADHLTTAFPEVRLKQYLEMRGADGGPWNRLCALPALWVGLLYDDEALDAAWDLVKDFTMEERHALRDGVPRQALKLPFRGGTVRDLAAETLKIAAHGLKRRARLNRNGADESIFLDPLIEIVEANQTPAERKLELFHGPWGGSVDPVFREFAY; encoded by the coding sequence GTGTCCATTCCCAGTGCCGTAAAGAGCACCCCGATCGAAAGCCGCCAGCAACTTGCCGACTATCTCGCCGCCGGCGAGAAACCGCGCGAGGCCTGGCGGATCGGCACCGAGCACGAGAAATTCGGCTTCCGCACGGATGACCTGCGTCCGCCGGCGTTCGAGGGCGAGCGCGGCATCCGCGCGCTGCTGGAGGGGCTGGCCTCCCGCTACGGCTGGGACATCGCCCGCGAGGGCGAGACGCCGGTGGCGCTGACGCGCGGCAAGGCCAACATCACGCTGGAACCGGCCGGCCAGCTGGAGCTCTCCGGCGCGCCGGTGGAGAACATCCACGAGACCTGTTGCGAGGTGAACACGCACCTGGAGGAGGTGCGCACGGTCGCCGACGGGTTGGGGCTGGGCTTCCTCGGCATGGGGTTCCAGCCCAAGTGGCGCCGGGACGAGATGCCGTGGATGCCCAAGGGCCGCTACAAGATCATGCGCGAGTACATGCCCCGGGTCGGCAACCTCGGCCTGGACATGATGACGCGCACCTGCACGGTGCAGGTCAACCTGGATTTCTCCAGCGAAGCGGACATGATCAAGAAGTTCCGCGCGAGCCTGGCGCTGCAGCCGGTCGCCACCGCGCTGTTCGCCGACTCGCCGTTCACCGGGGGCCGGCCCAACGGCTACCTCTCCTATCGCTCGCACGTGTGGACCGACACCGACCCGAACCGCACCGGCATGCTCGACTTCGTGTTCGAGGATGGCTTCGGCTACGAGCGCTACGTCGACTACATCCTCGGCGTGCCGATGTACTTCAGCTACCAGGGCGGCCGCTACATCGACCTGGCCGGGCAGGATTTCCGTCGTTTCCTGGACGGCAGGCTGGACGCCGTGCCGGGCACGCGCGCGACGATGAAGGACTGGGCCGACCACCTCACCACCGCATTCCCCGAGGTACGCCTGAAGCAGTACCTGGAAATGCGCGGCGCCGACGGCGGCCCGTGGAACCGCCTGTGCGCCCTGCCCGCGCTGTGGGTCGGCCTGCTCTACGACGACGAGGCGCTGGACGCGGCCTGGGACCTGGTCAAGGACTTCACCATGGAAGAGCGTCATGCCCTGCGCGACGGCGTGCCGCGGCAGGCACTCAAGCTGCCTTTCCGTGGCGGCACCGTGCGCGACCTGGCGGCCGAGACGCTGAAGATCGCCGCGCATGGGCTGAAGCGGCGCGCGCGGCTCAATCGCAACGGTGCGGACGAGAGCATCTTCCTCGACCCGCTGATCGAGATCGTCGAGGCGAACCAGACGCCGGCCGAGCGCAAGCTGGAGCTCTTCCACGGGCCGTGGGGCGGCAGCGTGGACCCGGTGTTCCGCGAATTCGCCTACTGA